A genomic region of Papaver somniferum cultivar HN1 chromosome 7, ASM357369v1, whole genome shotgun sequence contains the following coding sequences:
- the LOC113298876 gene encoding COP1-interactive protein 1-like isoform X1, giving the protein MDKNKKQADMLAAGRKKLQQYRKKKDTKGSSSSSKTDNKKEADLPTSKAKDKNQSKQASTAKLDSVDSSTTNSVENSVPVDHSVSEVDTSVPSETTLPRDGESGNVDVEIAQGRLQESSAVAVDVGGGLPSDSDLAQEFGKKNQEAEGSGSTQYDGGTGEKGHDTLQDGDSIQVGVVMSEENISGQSLAGVSHDRETIGESKRDHADGSSLQSDATHREEGTLDMTASAETTIETGRTQGINLTDDPDLPPGNAGSDLSYLENPEFADALEHDPVHESKADIELEGAVGFPQEDVIVVSKSLDKSLEAETEVLSGRRTTCFLSDAGSVDLYQLAEVLGELKEEDYRLLFSLGPSTFKAELKIALLTQDGFADSMEQLKEQLYVSNVAKDFLSLQLAEQNDLQMEFDAQNDQLQNEVSNLRCLLSESVESRKTLSEELGQCRTELQAVSAGKEDLETQFLIAKSEVEEISFRSTELQSKLERSNEELTNVSVELAQCKDLLEALQTENSTLNGNLISVADERMMLEEGKEYLVHENEKLSTQLIEHQEHFAAECAKHVQLEIDLKEAMLHIEQLTEENIVLSSNLDIHRAKVEEIESDNVRTSSRARDVTDPQESTHVPTLVPSGAVNDACSHQSTERCEEEVTFGLVADSTTLKGTDEPALQHIETEDVDNSADLDALNIQFEGAKTILQKLEKAIEGMQSRSVSLSRSSSKVPAPGVSKLIQAFEKSKAQHDDIEAESLQVAEDEQPAFKSAKEQTRLLRALLAELDQNSKKANELFREEQKGRKTASLALSELEDLYGASKRYSDHMEAKNNKLVNKLAEYESRIEELLTHLHGIEQNADTKRDVILNQVEIMQKEVADKADALEKEWNSTVATVSDMVDKLDACTGSQLTSTGLAGSSLDVVSRVIASVNAATEVIADLHKKLEAAYKDHEETRRSYEDLHQKLEASYKDHEATRSSSEDLDKKLEAAYMDNEAIRSSYEDLSEKFSDLNSKKELATGILQTIYDDLRELVISSLEDGIGNAADLEDKTPHDHLQHNNCKKLIERLGKLLEDRILLQSANKELVSAKDELESEKIKLESIKDELESTKYALEVELVNRKHDIEELAKKNIDVNPILKLVEDVEALLQMQDTEKDSEVSPVSRLESLVAFLIQNYTNASQQVSLLREELDSKVTELSELQGKLHQLSSLDSDHADETQTLKEKIKKMDEDLEAAHVELQTKGAELEQSENRVNSIREKLSIAVAKGKGLIVQRDSLKQSLSEMSTELERCSMELQLKESRLYDVQTKLKSYSEAGERVEALESELSYIRNSATALRESFLVKDSALQRIEEILEDIDLPEHFHPRDIVEKIEWLARSVAGNSLPATDWDQKSSGGGGSYSDAGFVVMENWKEDVQPTSNSGLDELRRNYEELQSKFYGLAEQNEMLEQSLMERNNLVQRWEEVLDRIDMPLQLRSVEPEDRIEWLGQALSEAHHDRDSLHQKIDNYEAYCDSLTSTLEESKRKVSDHEESLQGLAREKELLAEKLESLTLELERVSEKATQFELEKDRLLTEITELRETLVDNVEKKDGPHTEDYMNRFQVLISEALQEGSPEPEGADSCTKTDRLEGSLRKLIDNYMALSPRKHVLQDTDRDSGPEDTFGERSFEDVLNSKEKDTMLLKEQLEEALVNLAEVKEEKDKILEKYQSLIVEFESLGKRNDDLQVRFNQEEQKVGAAREKLNVAVRKGKALVQQRDSLKQNIDVLNTEVERLKGELNQREDGLVSYEQKIRDLSVYPEKVEALERESLFLKNRLAETEQNLLDSRQTLTRLCDVVNSVDVGDGSNVSDPVHKLERIGKVCYELQAAVASSENESKKSRRAAELLAAELNEVQERADNLQEDLAQAEAAFLDLANERDLVNNARVEALSRLDKFTTVRTEERKKELMEIMKLKTGIDQLKKGCFGFTDLLVNFFAMDSELLRTLGTGFQAFLQQDGTKVEHQLPFTAPCCVLSKNSVNEVKFPATGSLEELSDDSRVIEVFGIVGYGLQDCIREIDDLSERLYKHSMSSDQQAKGLFKVMESVYRDIGLQKDSFELMRSNISNLESAAKEKDANIISMRENFKLLYEACNNSILEIENCNAHIGGNGLPSGVRGVDLKLPISIDGRESVDKNAPFTEERIRTMADTLLLAVKELTSFELGTVENSQKELKTTISNLQNALQEKDVQGNQICTELVNQIKEAEAIANKYLIDLESSKTQVHNLEKQVEKLQREQIALESRLKELQDVETSSKELHDRINSLNGDITKKEQENEALMQALDKEESQMEELTNRNEELEKLLQQKNLALEHLEASRGKTMAKLSTTVSKFEELRQLSESLVSEVENLQSQVQSRDEEISFLRQEVTRCTSDVLATSHESSTRNSNEMHELFTWLNLLVSRLGVDLKFDDKEWNGQIQACKEVFEKEITSVVSEVEDLRVMAQSKEALLQVERTKVEELQHRREALESSLHEKELQLASLQGARGPGETPHMTSSEIVEVEPTINKRGVAGALVRKGNSDQVAIAIDMDQEASALIDDDDDKVHGFKSLTTSRIVPRFTRPVSDMVDGLWVSCDRALMRQPALRVGIILYWFVVHSLLAAWIV; this is encoded by the exons ATGGACAAGAATAAGAAGCAGGCTGATATGCTTGCCGCTGGAAGAAAAAAG ctTCAACAATATAGGAAGAAAAAAGACACTAAAggaagtagtagtagtagtaagaCTGATAATAAAAAAGAAGCGGATTTGCCGACTTCTAAAGCCAAAGACAAGAACCAATCAAAACAGGCTTCGACTGCTAAACTAGATTCTGTTGACTCCTCAACAACGAATTCTGTAGAAAACTCGGTTCCAGTAGATCATAGTGTGTCAGAGGTTGATACTTCTGTACCATCTGAAACTACACTACCGCGTGATGGGGAGTCGGGGAATGTTGATGTGGAGATTGCACAAGGTAGGCTGCAGGAGAGTTCTGCCGTTGCAGTGGATGTTGGAGGGGGGCTGCCATCTGATTCTGATTTGGCACAAGAGTTTGGAAAGAAAAATCAG GAAGCTGAAGGTTCAGGTTCGACTCAATATGATGGTGGAACTGGTGAAAAAGGCCACGATACTTTACAAGACGGTGACAGTATACAAGTTGGAGTTGTCATGTCAGAGGAGAATATAAGTGGCCAAAGTCTTGCAGGGGTATCTCATGACAGGGAGACGATAGGCGAGTCAAAAAGAGATCACGCTGATGGTTCTTCTCTTCAGTCTGATGCGACCCACAGAGAGGAAGGAACTCTTGACATGACTGCATCGGCTGAAACTACCATAGAGACAGGCAGAACTCAGGGCATAAATCTTACAGACGATCCAGATCTGCCTCCAGGAAATGCAGGGTCAGATTTGTCTTATTTAGAAAATCCGGAGTTCGCTGATGCTTTAGAGCATGATCCAGTGCATGAGTCAAAAGCAGATATTGAGTTAGAAGGAGCAGTTGGCTTTCCTCAAGAAGATGTTATAGTTGTTAGTAAGAGCCTGGATAAATCGCTGGAGGCGGAAACGGAGGTCTTATCTGGACGGCGGACTACTTGTTTCCTCTCAGACGCTGGGTCAGTGGATCTCTATCAACTGGCAGAAGTGCTTGGAGAGCTCAAGGAAGAAGATTATAGATTATTATTCAGCTTGGGACCATCAACTTTTAAGGCAGAATTGAAAATTGCGCTTCTAACCCAGGATGGCTTTGCAGATTCTATGGAGCAACTCAAAGAACAACTCTATGTATCAAATGTGGCAAAAGATTTCCTCTCTTTGCAACTTGCTGAGCAGAATGACCTCCAAATGGAGTTTGATGCACAGAACGATCAGTTACAAAATGAAGTCTCTAATCTCAGGTGTTTGCTCAGTGAATCTGTGGAGTCCAGGAAAACCCTAAGTGAGGAGCTTGGACAGTGTAGGACTGAGCTCCAGGCTGTGTCTGCTGGGAAAGAGGATCTTGAAACCCAGTTTCTTATTGCGAAGTCAGAGGTTGAGGAAATTTCATTTAGGTCTACTGAGTTGCAGTCGAAGCTTGAAAGGTCGAATGAGGAGTTGACGAATGTGTCAGTGGAGTTGGCACAGTGCAAGGATTTACTGGAGGCCTTACAAACGGAGAACTCAACATTAAATGGGAATCTAATTTCAGTGGCAGACGAAAGAATGATGCTTGAAGAGGGTAAAGAGTATCTTGTTCATGAAAACGAGAAACTTTCCACTCAGCTAATTGAACATCAAGAGCACTTTGCAGCAGAATGTGCTAAACATGTGCAGCTTGAAATCGATCTAAAAGAAGCAATGTTGCATATCGAACAACTCACCGAGGAAAACATTGTTCTCTCTAGCAATCTAGATATACATAGAGCCAAAGTAGAAGAGATTGAGAGTGATAATGTCCGGACTTCATCGCGCGCTAGGGATGTAACGGATCCCCAAGAAAGTACCCATGTGCCTACTTTAGTCCCATCTGGTGCAGTCAATGATGCATGTTCTCACCAAAGCACTGAGAGGTGTGAAGAAGAGGTTACTTTTGGTTTGGTGGCGGATTCCACAACTCTCAAGGGTACAGATGAGCCTGCACTTCAGCATATTGAAACAgaggatgttgataattctgcTGATTTAGATGCCCTGAATATACAGTTTGAAGGCGCTAAGACGATCTTGCAGAAACTTGAAAAGGCAATTGAAGGGATGCAATCACGTTCTGTATCTTTAAGTAGGTCAAGTTCTAAAGTTCCTGCACCCGGGGTGTCAAAACTCATTCAAGCATTTGAAAAATCGAAGGCTCAGCATGATGACATTGAAGCTGAATCATTGCAAGTGGCTGAAGATGAACAACCAGCATTTAAGTCAGCAAAGGAACAAACAAGGCTTTTGAGAGCACTGTTGGCTGAGTTGGATCAGAATTCCAAGAAAGCCAATGAGCTATTCAGGGAAGAGCAGAAGGGTAGAAAAACTGCGAGCTTGGCATTAAGTGAGCTCGAGGATCTTTATGGAGCCTCCAAAAGATATTCTGACCATATGGAAGCAAAGAACAACAAGCTTGTTAACAAACTGGCAGAATATGAATCCAGAATAGAGGAATTGTTAACTCATTTACATGGAATAGAACAAAATGCAGACACAAAGAGGGATGTTATCTTAAATCAAGTAGAAATTATGCAGAAGGAAGTGGCAGACAAGGCAGATGCTCTAGAAAAAGAATGGAACTCTACTGTTGCTACAGTTTCTGATATGGTTGACAAGCTTGATGCTTGTACCGGTAGTCAGCTCACCTCCACAGGTTTAGCGGGCTCATCCCTCGATGTTGTTTCTCGTGTGATTGCTTCAGTCAATGCCGCCACTGAAGTGATTGCGGATTTGCACAAGAAACTCGAAGCAGCATACAAGGATCATGAGGAAACCCGTAGGTCGTATGAGGATCTGCACCAGAAACTTGAAGCATCCTACAAAGACCATGAGGCAACCCGTAGTTCATCTGAAGATCTGGACAAGAAACTCGAAGCAGCTTACATGGACAATGAGGCAATCCGTAGTTCTTACGAGGATCTGAGTGAGAAATTTTCAGACTTGAATTCGAAAAAAGAATTAGCCACTGGGATCCTGCAGACAATTTATGATGATCTTAGAGAATTGGTAATCAGCTCCCTTGAAGATGGAATAGGGAATGCAGCAGACTTAGAAGATAAGACTCCCCATGATCATTTGCAGCATAATAACTGTAAAAAACTCATTGAGAGGTTGGGTAAGCTTCTGGAAGACAGGATACTACTTCAATCTGCAAATAAAGAACTTGTGTCTGCAAAGGATGAGCTTGAATCCGAGAAGATTAAACTTGAGTCGATAAAGGATGAGCTTGAGTCTACAAAGTATGCACTTGAAGTGGAGTTGGTGAACAGAAAGCATGATATTGAAGAATTAGCGAAAAAGAATATTGATGTTAACCCTATTCTCAAGCTAGTGGAAGATGTAGAAGCTTTACTTCAGATGCAGGACACCGAGAAGGACTCGGAGGTGTCCCCAGTTTCACGCTTGGAGTCTTTGGTTGCTTTTCTTATTCAAAATTACACTAATGCTAGTCAGCAAGTGAGTTTGTTGAGAGAGGAGTTGGACTCTAAGGTGACAGAGTTGAGTGAATTACAAGGAAAGCTGCATCAGTTAAGCTCCTTGGATTCCGACCATGCTGATGAAACTCAGActctgaaggaaaaaataaagaagatggaCGAGGATCTTGAAGCTGCTCATGTCGAGTTACAAACAAAGGGAGCTGAACTGGAGCAGTCAGAGAACCGAGTGAATTCAATCAGGGAGAAGCTTAGTATAGCCGTCGCCAAGGGAAAAGGCTTGATTGTCCAGCGAGACAGCCTAAAACAATCCCTTTCTGAGATGTCGACTGAGCTAGAGAGGTGCTCAATGGAGCTACAGCTGAAAGAATCAAGGCTTTATGACGTTCAAACCAAACTCAAGTCCTATTCAGAGGCAGGTGAACGTGTTGAAGCTTTAGAATCTGAACTTTCGTACATACGGAATTCCGCTACTGCATTAAGAGAATCCTTTCTTGTTAAAGATTCTGCTCTTCAGAGGATAGAAGAGATACTTGAAGACATAGATTTGCCAGAGCATTTTCATCCCAGAGATATTGTCGAGAAGATCGAGTGGTTAGCGAGGTCAGTTGCTGGGAATTCATTGCCTGCAACTGATTGGGATCAGAAAAGTTCTGGAGGAGGAGGATCTTATTCTGATGCTGGTTTTGTTGTTATGGAGAACTGGAAGGAAGATGTGCAGCCAACCTCAAATTCTGGATTAGATGAACTGAGAAGAAACTACGAGGAGCTTCAGAGTAAATTTTATGGCTTGGCGGAGCAGAATGAGATGTTGGAACAATCTTTGATGGAAAGGAATAATCTTGTGCAGAGATGGGAAGAAGTGTTGGACAGGATTGACATGCCGTTACAGTTGAGGTCAGTGGAGCCAGAAGATAGGATTGAGTGGTTAGGGCAGGCTCTTTCTGAGGCCCATCATGATAGAGATTCGCTCCACCAGAAGATCGACAACTATGAAGCATATTGTGATTCACTCACATCCACTTTGGAAGAATCGAAAAGGAAAGTCTCAGATCATGAGGAATCACTTCAAGGTTTAGCACGCGAAAAGGAGCTTCTTGCTGAGAAACTGGAGAGCCTCACTCTTGAACTTGAGAGAGTGTCAGAGAAAGCCACTCAATTTGAGCTTGAGAAAGATAGGTTGCTGACTGAAATAACTGAATTGCGAGAGACGTTGGTTGATAATGTTGAGAAGAAGGATGGACCTCATACAGAAGATTACATGAACAGGTTTCAGGTTTTGATTAGCGAGGCATTGCAGGAAGGCAGTCCAGAACCAGAAGGGGCTGATTCTTGTACCAAGACCGACCGCTTAGAAGGATCTCTGAGGAAACTTATTGACAACTACATGGCTCTCTCTCCCAGGAAACATGTGCTTCAAGATACAGATAGAGACAGTGGTCCAGAGGATACATTTGGTGAGCGGAGTTTCGAAGATGTCTTGAACTCCAAAGAGAAGGACACTATGCTTCTGAAGGAACAGCTCGAGGAGGCTTTGGTTAATCTGGCGGAAGtcaaagaagagaaagataagattcttgaaaaatatcAGTCTTTGATTGTGGAATTTGAATCCTTGGGTAAAAGAAATGATGATCTGCAAGTTAGATTTAATCAAGAGGAGCAGAAGGTGGGTGCTGCAAGAGAGAAATTAAATGTTGCAGTCCGAAAAGGAAAAGCATTGGTGCAACAGCGTGATAGTTTGAAACAAAATATTGATGTATTGAACACTGAGGTTGAGCGATTGAAAGGTGAGCTGAACCAGCGGGAAGATGGTCTTGTATCGTATGAGCAAAAAATTCGGGATTTATCTGTGTACCCAGAGAAAGTAGAAGCTTTAGAACGTGAGAGTCTATTCTTAAAGAATCGTTTGGCAGAGACGGAGCAGAATTTGCTGGATAGTAGGCAGACCTTGACTCGATTATGTGATGTTGTGAATTCTGTGGATGTCGGCGATGGTTCGAATGTTAGTGACCCAGTTCATAAGCTGGAAAGGATTGGGAAAGTATGTTACGAATTACAGGCTGCGGTAGCCTCTTCTGAGAATGagtcgaagaaatccagaagagCAGCTGAGCTACTTGCTGCAGAACTGAATGAGGTTCAGGAAAGAGCTGATAATCTCCAGGAGGATTTAGCACAGGCAGAAGCTGCATTTTTGGATCTTGCCAACGAAAGAGACTTAGTAAATAATGCTAGAGTTGAAGCTCTTTCACGTCTTGATAAGTTCACTACTGTTCGcacagaagaaagaaagaaagaacttATGGAAATCATGAAGTTAAAAACTGGAATTGATCAGCTTAAAAAAGGATGTTTTGGTTTTACTGATCTGCTGGTCAATTTTTTCGCGATGGATTCGGAGCTTCTACGAACTTTGGGGACAGGTTTTCAAGCTTTCCTCCAACAGGACGGAACAAAAGTGGAACATCAACTTCCTTTTACTGCTCCTTGTTGTGTATTATCAAAAAACTCGGTGAATGAG GTGAAGTTTCCTGCTACTGGCTCATTGGAAGAACTTTCTGATGACAGTAGAGTAATTGAAGTGTTCGGTATCGTTGGCTATGGTTTGCAAGATTGCATAAGAGAAATTGATGATCTGAGCGAAAGATTATACAAACACTCCATGTCTTCTGATCAACAAGCAAAGGGGCTCTTTAAGGTCATGGAGTCTGTTTACAGAGACATAGGTTTGCAGAAAGATTCTTTTGAATTGATGAGGAGTAATATCAGTAATCTAGAATCCGCGGCCAAGGAAAAAGATGCCAATATCATTTCGATGCGTGAAAACTTCAAATTGTTGTATGAAGCATGTAACAATTCAATTTTGGAAATTGAGAATTGTAATGCACATATTGGTGGAAATGGTTTGCCTTCTGGAGTACGTGGGGTGGACTTGAAACTTCCGATATCCATCGATGGTCGAGAGTCTGTTGACAAGAACGCTCCATTTACGGAAGAGCGTATTAGGACTATGGCTGATACCTTATTGTTAGCTGTGAAGGAATTAACTAGTTTCGAGTTAGGGACAGTAGAGAACAGCCAAAaagaactgaaaaccaccatctcAAATTTACAGAATGCACTGCAGGAGAAAGACGTGCAAGGAAACCAGATATGCACCGagctagttaatcaaatcaaggAAGCTGAAGCTATTGCAAATAAATACTTGATAGATCTTGAATCTTCAAAAACCCAGGTTCATAATTTGGAGAAACAGGTGGAAAAACTGCAGAGAGAGCAAATTGCGCTCGAATCAAGACTGAAGGAGCTACAAGATGTGGAAACCTCCTCCAAAGAGTTGCATGATAGGATCAATTCATTGAATGGTGATATCACTAAAAAAGAACAGG AAAATGAGGCACTTATGCAAGCACTTGACAAGGAAGAGTCTCAGATGGAAGAATTGACGAATAGGAATGAGGAGTTGGAAAAGCTTTTACAACAAAAGAATCTTGCTTTGGAACACCTCGAAGCTTCTCGTGGCAAGACCATGGCTAAACTTTCCACCACAGTAAGCAAATTTGAAGAGCTTCGTCAACTTTCGGAGAGTCTTGTCTCTGAGGTTGAAAATCTTCAATCCCAAGTACAATCGCGGGACGAAGAGATCTCATTTCTGCGACAAGAGGTCACTAGGTGCACCAGTGATGTTTTAGCTACATCACATGAGAGCAGTACTAGAAATTCAAATGAAATGCATGAGTTGTTCACATGGTTGAATCTGCTGGTCTCACGTCTTGGGGTGGATTTGAAATTTGATGATAAGGAGTGGAATGGTCAAATTCAGGCTTGTAAAGAGGTTTTTGAGAAAGAGATTACATCTGTTGTGTCTGAAGTAGAGGATCTTCGGGTAATGGCTCAAAGCAAAGAAGCTCTTTTGCAAGTAGAAAGGACTAAGGTGGAAGAGCTGCAACATAGAAGGGAAGCCCTTGAAAGCTCGTTACATGAAAAGGAATTGCAATTGGCTTCACTTCAAGGTGCTAGAGGTCCTGGAGAAACACCTCACATGACTTCCTCAGAGATCGTGGAAGTTGAACCAACG ATAAACAAAAGGGGGGTTGCTGGGGCCTTAGTACGTAAAGGAAACAGTGATCAGGTTGCCATAGCCATAGATATGGATCAAGAAGCCAGTGCGTTaattgatgacgatgatgataaaG ttcatggtttcaAGTCGCTTACTACTTCAAGAATTGTTCCAAGATTCACCCGACCTGTATCTGACATGGTGGATGGGTTGTG GGTTTCATGTGATCGGGCGTTGATGAGACAACCTGCTTTACGGGTTGGAATCATCTTATATTGGTTTGTTGTGCATTCTCTGCTCGCAGCTTGGATAGTCTGA